Proteins from a genomic interval of Rhodothermales bacterium:
- a CDS encoding dienelactone hydrolase family protein yields MREQHIEVTRTARYFLAGPEKPTEVWFCLHGYGQLASDFLAMCAPLERPDRKLVAPEGLSRFYGKGFHEQPGASWMTRADREAEIRDYVAYLDRVADREVPAGARVNVLGFSQGAATASRWAALGSVEPDRLVCWAGDVAHDIPDPAVALAHTRVLMVLGDRDALITPARRDAFLNRMDEAGMTYEVRTFSGGHRLDDTLLAEL; encoded by the coding sequence ATGCGCGAACAGCACATTGAGGTCACCCGCACGGCCCGCTATTTCCTGGCCGGGCCGGAGAAGCCGACCGAGGTCTGGTTCTGCCTGCATGGGTATGGGCAGCTGGCATCAGATTTTCTGGCCATGTGCGCGCCCCTGGAGCGGCCCGACCGAAAGCTCGTAGCACCCGAGGGCCTGTCCCGCTTCTACGGGAAGGGGTTCCATGAGCAACCCGGCGCATCGTGGATGACCCGGGCGGACCGTGAGGCCGAAATCCGGGACTACGTGGCGTATCTGGACCGGGTCGCGGATCGGGAAGTCCCCGCAGGTGCCAGGGTGAACGTGCTTGGTTTCTCGCAGGGTGCCGCGACGGCCAGTCGCTGGGCGGCGCTCGGATCGGTAGAGCCGGATCGGCTCGTCTGCTGGGCGGGCGATGTGGCCCACGACATTCCGGACCCGGCGGTAGCCCTGGCCCACACCCGCGTGCTGATGGTGCTCGGCGACCGCGATGCACTCATCACGCCGGCCCGACGTGACGCCTTTCTGAACCGTATGGACGAGGCCGGAATGACCTACGAAGTGCGCACCTTTTCAGGCGGCCACCGGCTGGATGACACGCTGCTGGCGGAACTCTGA
- a CDS encoding DinB family protein produces the protein MSTTIARLTKLHGELARTYAHMEDLLQREDDSLFKLAPAVSGWSVANQLHHTAGATALMLVAVDRIAKQKSPAQEGGTINAIGRAVLFSRRMPRGRAKAPQRTVPPESFAREDLEVAVARSRRVYDSIPETFELAAPSAWRTEHPYFGWMGPDQWMKLAIVHADHHFAIIREIDGA, from the coding sequence GTGTCAACCACCATCGCGAGACTGACGAAGCTACACGGTGAGCTTGCCCGCACCTACGCGCACATGGAAGACCTCCTCCAGCGGGAGGACGACTCGCTGTTCAAGCTCGCACCCGCGGTCTCTGGCTGGTCCGTAGCCAACCAGTTGCACCACACCGCCGGCGCGACTGCGCTCATGCTGGTCGCTGTGGACCGCATCGCCAAACAAAAGAGCCCGGCGCAGGAGGGTGGAACAATAAACGCCATCGGACGCGCCGTGCTCTTCAGTCGGCGCATGCCCCGGGGCCGCGCCAAGGCCCCTCAGCGCACGGTGCCTCCGGAAAGCTTCGCGCGCGAGGATCTGGAAGTTGCCGTGGCCCGAAGCCGCCGGGTGTACGATTCCATTCCGGAGACGTTTGAGCTGGCCGCGCCTTCGGCATGGCGCACCGAGCACCCCTACTTCGGCTGGATGGGTCCGGACCAGTGGATGAAGCTGGCCATCGTGCATGCGGATCACCACTTCGCGATTATCCGGGAGATCGACGGCGCCTGA
- a CDS encoding Lrp/AsnC family transcriptional regulator has translation MLDSLDTTDRRILNILQEEGGISNVELSRRIGLAPPTTLERVRKLRHQGFITRTVTLVDPEKVGQSTLVFVHVSLTRHGAERVTAFQNAVQGIAEVLECHHISGDSDFLLKVRAPDISRYEAFLLDEFSSLPHVGRVHTSFVLSTVKSETRIPIPEATDG, from the coding sequence ATGCTCGATTCGCTGGACACTACGGATCGCAGAATTCTGAACATCCTTCAGGAAGAAGGAGGCATCTCCAACGTCGAGCTCTCCCGCCGCATAGGCCTGGCGCCCCCCACGACGCTGGAGAGAGTACGAAAGCTGCGGCATCAGGGTTTTATCACGCGAACGGTGACGCTTGTGGATCCTGAAAAGGTGGGCCAGTCCACGCTGGTATTCGTGCACGTCTCGCTGACCCGACACGGAGCCGAGCGGGTAACGGCGTTCCAGAACGCGGTGCAGGGAATCGCGGAGGTCCTGGAGTGCCACCACATCAGCGGGGACAGCGACTTTCTTCTGAAAGTGCGTGCCCCGGATATCTCACGGTACGAGGCGTTTTTGCTCGACGAGTTCAGCAGCTTGCCGCACGTAGGCCGCGTGCATACCTCCTTTGTGCTCTCGACGGTGAAGAGCGAGACTCGAATCCCGATTCCCGAGGCTACCGACGGCTGA
- a CDS encoding amidohydrolase gives MNRFLTLACAVLLTACGPSEQADLVLVGGKVVTVDADVPDGTALAVSGGRILHVGSDSEVRDMIGPETEVIELDGRLAIPGFIEGHGHFMSMGNAKMILDLNNAGTWGDIVGQVEDAVAEAEPGEWILGRGWHQEKWDETPPGSIDGVPTHHTLSEVSPRNPVYLGHASGHAAFANAEAMRLGGISSETPDPAGGEIVRDARGEATGLLRETAQGLVSRARSQAQRSMTEEEAEARALEQARLAAEEALSKGITSFQDAGSGFGTIDRFRRLADEGQLPVRLYVMIRASNERLAENLDAYRMIGYGDHHLTVRSIKRSIDGALGPHGAWLLEPYSDKPESAGLNTSEVGDVTETARLALEHGYQLNVHAIGDRANREVLDIFEAAFGGPDTEDRRWRVEHAQHLHPDDIPRFAELAVIASMQGVHATSDGPWVHAKLGEQRAREGAYVWRTLLDSGAMVTNGTDAPVEDVDPIASYHASVTRQVRDGSRFYPDQAMTRIEALESYTLSNAVAAFEEDLKGSLTPGKLADITVLSADILTIPEDEIRTVQVDYTIVGGDVRFSRR, from the coding sequence ATGAATCGATTTCTGACGCTTGCCTGTGCCGTGCTGCTTACGGCCTGCGGCCCTTCCGAACAGGCCGACCTGGTACTGGTCGGCGGCAAAGTCGTAACGGTCGATGCAGACGTTCCGGACGGAACCGCCCTTGCCGTGTCAGGAGGTCGCATCCTGCATGTTGGCTCCGACAGCGAGGTGCGGGACATGATCGGGCCTGAAACCGAGGTGATCGAACTGGACGGGCGTCTGGCCATACCCGGGTTCATAGAAGGTCACGGTCATTTCATGTCGATGGGCAATGCGAAGATGATCCTGGATCTGAACAATGCCGGCACCTGGGGGGATATCGTAGGCCAGGTGGAGGATGCCGTAGCCGAGGCAGAGCCCGGGGAGTGGATTCTGGGCAGGGGCTGGCACCAGGAGAAATGGGACGAAACACCGCCCGGGTCCATAGACGGCGTCCCGACCCATCACACCCTCAGTGAGGTGTCCCCCAGAAACCCGGTCTATCTGGGGCACGCCAGCGGGCACGCGGCGTTCGCCAACGCCGAAGCAATGCGGCTGGGTGGCATCAGTTCGGAGACGCCCGACCCTGCGGGCGGCGAGATCGTGCGCGATGCCCGAGGTGAAGCAACCGGCCTGCTTCGGGAAACGGCACAGGGCCTTGTTTCGCGGGCCCGCTCGCAGGCACAGCGCAGCATGACGGAAGAAGAGGCGGAGGCCCGGGCCCTGGAGCAGGCTCGGTTGGCGGCCGAGGAGGCCCTGTCCAAGGGCATCACCTCTTTCCAGGACGCTGGTTCGGGATTCGGCACCATCGACCGTTTCCGGCGGTTGGCGGACGAGGGCCAACTTCCCGTTCGGCTGTACGTCATGATCCGCGCCTCCAACGAGCGCCTGGCCGAGAATCTGGACGCCTACCGCATGATCGGCTACGGGGACCACCACCTGACCGTGCGTTCCATCAAGCGTTCGATTGACGGGGCTCTTGGGCCCCACGGCGCCTGGTTGTTGGAACCGTACTCCGACAAGCCGGAGAGCGCCGGACTCAACACCTCCGAGGTCGGCGACGTCACTGAAACGGCACGTTTGGCTCTGGAGCACGGGTACCAACTCAACGTGCATGCCATCGGCGACCGCGCCAACCGCGAGGTGCTGGACATCTTTGAAGCGGCCTTCGGGGGCCCGGACACGGAGGATCGTCGCTGGCGCGTTGAACACGCCCAGCATCTGCACCCGGACGACATCCCCCGGTTTGCCGAACTGGCCGTGATCGCTTCGATGCAGGGGGTGCATGCCACATCGGACGGCCCCTGGGTGCATGCGAAACTGGGCGAGCAGCGTGCCCGCGAGGGCGCCTATGTGTGGCGTACACTGCTCGATTCGGGGGCTATGGTGACCAACGGCACAGACGCCCCGGTCGAGGATGTGGACCCCATCGCCTCCTACCACGCTTCGGTCACCCGCCAGGTCAGGGACGGATCACGGTTCTATCCTGATCAGGCCATGACCCGCATAGAAGCGCTTGAGAGCTATACACTCAGCAACGCGGTTGCGGCCTTCGAGGAGGACCTCAAGGGATCCCTGACGCCAGGCAAGTTGGCAGACATCACCGTGCTGTCGGCCGACATTCTGACCATTCCCGAAGACGAAATCCGAACCGTACAGGTCGACTATACGATTGTAGGCGGAGACGTCCGGTTCAGCCGTCGGTAG
- a CDS encoding TIGR00730 family Rossman fold protein produces MSESDRMPEVAVYCASAQHLDAVYRNDAARLGRGLAELGFGLVYGGGDVGLMREVARAVHAHGGHVAGYIPEKLMAIEGRAYDISDELVVTATMQERKRSIFSRAHAFVALAGGLGTIEEFMEVATLRKLDYHDKPIVLVNTAGFWDDFLRFLQHTVDTGFSPPLDRLFHVARDAGEALAILDRAMRSAAD; encoded by the coding sequence ATGAGCGAGTCTGATCGCATGCCTGAGGTCGCCGTCTACTGTGCGTCGGCGCAGCATCTCGACGCGGTCTACCGGAATGATGCCGCCCGGCTCGGCCGCGGGTTGGCGGAGCTGGGTTTCGGACTTGTGTATGGCGGTGGTGATGTCGGTCTGATGCGAGAGGTGGCCCGCGCCGTGCATGCCCACGGCGGCCACGTGGCAGGGTACATCCCCGAGAAGCTGATGGCCATCGAAGGCCGGGCCTACGACATCTCCGATGAGCTGGTGGTCACCGCCACCATGCAGGAGCGCAAGCGCTCCATCTTCAGCCGGGCGCATGCCTTCGTGGCGTTGGCCGGCGGCCTGGGCACCATCGAGGAGTTCATGGAAGTTGCCACGCTGCGCAAGCTGGACTACCATGACAAACCCATCGTTCTCGTGAACACGGCGGGCTTCTGGGATGACTTCCTTCGCTTCCTGCAGCACACCGTGGATACGGGTTTTTCCCCACCTCTGGACAGGCTGTTTCACGTAGCCCGTGATGCCGGGGAGGCTTTGGCCATCCTGGATCGGGCGATGCGCTCTGCAGCCGATTGA
- a CDS encoding TRAP transporter substrate-binding protein, producing MQRRKFIKQGALLTAGGALATGCGSSESGGAAAVQTSPRVSWRLASTFPRSLDTIFGAAETLANRVSEITGGRFTIRVFPAGEMVPFDQVLESVQKGTVQMGHAASYYFTGLNPALAFDCTVPFGMSARQYNAWFYYGEGKDLLRSLFADFNIINFPGGNTGVQMGGWFRREISTLSDLRGLTMRIPGMGGRVMDRLGVTAQVLAGGDIYPALERGVIDATEWAGPYDDEKLGFYQVAPYYYYPGWWEPGPNLSFYVNRESWDALPAEYQAAIGAAAAEANVDMMSDYDAKNPPALQRLLDNGVELRQFSSEIMQAAHDASEELLQEEAARDPAYATMLDSYRRFMTQSNRWLGTSELSFNDFAYERV from the coding sequence ATGCAGCGACGCAAGTTCATCAAGCAGGGTGCCCTTCTGACTGCCGGCGGAGCGCTGGCAACCGGTTGCGGCAGTTCCGAATCAGGCGGCGCGGCCGCCGTACAGACCAGCCCTCGGGTTTCCTGGCGCCTTGCCTCCACGTTTCCGAGGTCGCTCGACACCATTTTCGGCGCGGCGGAAACGCTGGCCAACCGGGTCTCCGAGATAACCGGCGGACGCTTCACCATTCGAGTCTTCCCCGCTGGGGAGATGGTCCCCTTCGACCAGGTTCTGGAGTCCGTGCAGAAAGGCACGGTGCAGATGGGACATGCGGCCAGCTACTATTTCACCGGCCTCAACCCGGCTCTTGCCTTCGACTGCACGGTGCCCTTCGGCATGAGCGCGCGCCAGTACAACGCCTGGTTCTACTACGGCGAGGGCAAGGACTTGCTGCGCTCGCTGTTCGCCGACTTCAACATCATCAATTTCCCGGGCGGCAACACCGGCGTCCAGATGGGCGGCTGGTTTCGCAGGGAGATCAGCACCCTGAGTGATCTGCGCGGATTGACGATGCGCATTCCGGGTATGGGCGGACGCGTCATGGATCGCCTGGGCGTCACTGCCCAGGTCCTGGCCGGCGGCGACATCTACCCCGCTCTGGAGCGCGGAGTCATAGACGCCACGGAGTGGGCCGGACCCTACGACGACGAGAAGCTCGGCTTCTATCAGGTAGCACCCTACTACTACTATCCGGGCTGGTGGGAGCCGGGGCCCAACCTGTCGTTCTATGTGAACCGGGAGTCCTGGGATGCCCTCCCGGCTGAGTATCAGGCTGCCATCGGAGCGGCCGCCGCGGAGGCCAACGTGGACATGATGTCCGACTACGACGCCAAGAATCCGCCCGCGCTGCAGCGTCTGCTGGACAATGGGGTGGAGCTGCGCCAGTTCTCCTCCGAGATCATGCAGGCTGCGCATGACGCGTCCGAGGAGTTGCTACAGGAGGAAGCCGCCCGCGACCCTGCCTACGCGACCATGCTTGATTCCTATCGGCGGTTCATGACGCAATCAAATCGCTGGCTGGGCACCTCGGAGCTGTCGTTCAACGACTTCGCCTATGAGCGAGTCTGA
- a CDS encoding SDR family oxidoreductase has product MDLKEKNAIVTGASAGLGLAVSRQLADRGARVFGLARRKERLAEARAQMGDAFVPVVCDVTDESAVGRAMDQVGKSADTVDILINNAGLGRFGLLDDLSLDDWDLQMATNLRGVFLCTRAVLPRMKAQNSQSGFGGHIVNVASVAGLLGNPRVGAYNATKFGLRGLSESLMKEVRDDGIKVTCLYPGSIETEFFDVAGIDISANPMTADDVAGTIVHTLQAPDNYLISEVVMRPLRPRG; this is encoded by the coding sequence ATGGATCTGAAGGAGAAGAATGCGATCGTAACAGGAGCTTCGGCCGGGCTGGGCCTTGCCGTGTCCAGACAGCTCGCCGATCGGGGTGCGCGAGTGTTTGGTCTTGCCCGCCGCAAGGAGCGTCTGGCAGAGGCGCGTGCCCAGATGGGGGACGCGTTCGTTCCGGTCGTGTGTGATGTCACGGACGAATCCGCCGTAGGTCGCGCCATGGATCAGGTCGGGAAGTCGGCTGATACCGTGGACATCCTCATCAACAATGCCGGGCTGGGTCGATTCGGATTGCTTGACGACCTGTCGCTGGACGATTGGGACCTGCAGATGGCGACCAATCTGCGAGGCGTTTTCCTCTGCACGCGGGCCGTGCTGCCCCGGATGAAAGCGCAGAACAGCCAAAGCGGTTTTGGAGGCCACATCGTGAATGTCGCGTCGGTGGCCGGTTTGCTGGGTAACCCGAGGGTGGGTGCCTACAACGCCACCAAATTCGGGCTGCGCGGCCTCAGCGAGTCCCTGATGAAGGAAGTACGCGACGACGGCATCAAGGTGACCTGTTTGTACCCGGGAAGTATCGAAACGGAGTTCTTCGACGTCGCCGGCATCGATATTTCGGCCAATCCCATGACGGCCGATGACGTCGCGGGCACCATCGTGCACACGCTGCAGGCCCCCGACAACTACCTGATTTCAGAAGTGGTTATGCGTCCCCTGCGACCCCGGGGCTAG
- a CDS encoding RNA methyltransferase — MTHNTAGPRAMEALLRGATRLPREFRSREHLLDPATVCEVLDPFLSDERRERIERVVSERCGSVAVVVDGLANSGNVAAVMRTAEGLGFLNFHVIQRQLPYKHSRRTTQGTDKWLDVHVWDGPAECVRVARAAGMRIVAAHLDRRSRPLDDFDFTIPTALVFGNELGGVSEDLLEMADATCIIPMTGFAQSFNISVAAATCLYHARSDRMRRQGRHGDLGLADQAWLRAAYTYLSVQAAQPILDRGA; from the coding sequence ATGACGCACAACACTGCCGGTCCTCGCGCGATGGAGGCCCTCCTGCGTGGAGCCACGCGCCTTCCGCGCGAATTCAGGTCCCGGGAGCACCTGCTCGATCCTGCAACGGTCTGCGAGGTTCTGGACCCATTTCTCTCCGATGAGCGACGCGAACGCATCGAGCGGGTGGTGTCGGAGCGCTGCGGAAGTGTTGCGGTGGTAGTCGATGGGCTGGCCAACAGCGGAAACGTGGCCGCTGTCATGCGCACCGCTGAGGGCCTGGGCTTTCTGAACTTCCACGTGATCCAGCGGCAGCTGCCCTACAAGCATTCACGGCGCACCACGCAAGGCACCGACAAGTGGCTCGACGTGCATGTATGGGACGGGCCGGCGGAGTGTGTGCGGGTCGCCCGAGCGGCCGGCATGCGCATCGTGGCTGCCCATCTCGATCGACGCTCTCGGCCCCTGGACGACTTTGATTTCACCATTCCAACCGCCCTGGTCTTTGGCAACGAGCTTGGCGGGGTCTCGGAGGATCTGCTGGAGATGGCCGATGCGACCTGCATCATTCCGATGACCGGATTCGCACAGAGTTTCAATATTTCGGTTGCTGCTGCCACCTGCCTCTATCACGCCCGATCAGACCGGATGCGCAGGCAGGGGCGGCACGGTGACCTGGGCCTCGCCGACCAGGCCTGGCTGCGGGCGGCCTATACGTACCTCTCCGTGCAGGCAGCTCAGCCGATTCTGGACCGCGGGGCGTGA
- a CDS encoding glutamine--tRNA ligase/YqeY domain fusion protein, translating to MASESSNDRSGGLNFLEQIVERDLDSGAVQHVVTRFPPEPNGYPHIGHAKAICINFGIANDYKGRCHLRFDDTNPETEDMEYVRAMERDVRWLGFDWGDYQFYASDYFDQLYEHARTLIRKGLAYVDSQSDTEIRENRGTVTEPGVDSRFRDRSVEENLDLFARMRAGEFPDGTHVLRARIDMASNNMLLRDPVLYRIKHAEHYRTGNDWPIYPLYDFAHPLSDAIEGISHSLCSLEFEVHRPLYDWLVDALYDEPRPHQYEFARLNLDYTVMSKRKLLRLVQEQLVDGWDDPRMPTLSGMRRRGITPEAIRRFCDLIGVAKADNRVDISLLEYAIRDDLNHKAPRVMAVLEPLKVTITNWEGDLEWIDASHWPHDVPREGSRPVPFGRELYIDRKDFRLDPPPKFHRLAPGQEVRLRYAYVIRCDEVVTDDEGNVVELRCTYDPETRSGGSGGRRVKGTIHWVEASHAVPAELRLYDRLFRSPDPEDVPEGQDFLDNLNPDSLQVSHGYVEHALRNVSPGERFQFERQGYFIREDTEAVVFNRTITLRDTWAKLTTEPEPQRPKPRKERQHVVQEGPAVPTLSPEQEATATALVASHGLDPDDGAILASDPWLLELFEATAERGDGRTAANWVLHEVQRVRKASRKELVLTAPALSTLIRLVADDVISIRTAKELLDEVAVSGDDPAVLVESRGLAQIADSGALEQAARKVVEANPGKAEAYRAGKKGLIGFFMGQLMRETGGKANPEMARKSLLALLD from the coding sequence ATGGCCTCCGAATCCAGCAACGACCGCTCCGGCGGACTCAACTTCCTCGAGCAGATCGTGGAACGCGATCTTGATTCGGGTGCCGTGCAGCACGTGGTCACACGATTTCCGCCCGAACCGAACGGCTACCCGCACATCGGCCATGCGAAGGCCATTTGCATCAACTTCGGGATCGCCAACGACTACAAGGGGCGCTGCCACCTCCGGTTTGACGACACCAACCCGGAAACCGAAGACATGGAGTACGTGCGCGCCATGGAGCGTGACGTGCGGTGGCTGGGGTTTGACTGGGGCGATTACCAGTTCTACGCGTCGGACTACTTCGACCAGCTGTATGAGCACGCGAGAACGCTGATCCGAAAGGGACTGGCCTACGTGGACTCGCAGTCCGATACGGAAATCCGCGAGAACCGGGGCACGGTGACCGAGCCGGGGGTCGACAGCCGCTTCCGCGATCGTTCGGTGGAGGAGAATCTGGACCTCTTCGCACGCATGCGGGCGGGGGAATTCCCTGACGGTACCCACGTGCTTCGGGCCCGGATCGACATGGCCTCGAACAACATGCTGTTGCGGGACCCTGTCCTCTACCGCATCAAACACGCGGAGCACTACCGCACCGGCAACGACTGGCCCATCTATCCGCTCTACGACTTCGCGCATCCCCTGTCGGACGCCATAGAGGGCATCTCACATTCGCTCTGCTCACTCGAGTTTGAGGTGCATCGCCCGCTGTATGACTGGCTGGTCGATGCGCTCTATGACGAGCCCAGACCGCATCAGTATGAGTTCGCCCGCCTGAACCTGGACTACACCGTGATGAGCAAGCGCAAGCTGCTCCGACTGGTACAGGAACAGCTGGTGGATGGTTGGGATGACCCGCGCATGCCGACGCTCTCCGGCATGCGGCGCCGCGGGATCACTCCGGAGGCCATTCGACGCTTCTGTGATCTCATCGGTGTGGCCAAGGCGGACAACCGCGTGGACATTTCGCTGCTGGAGTACGCGATTCGGGACGATCTGAACCACAAGGCCCCCCGGGTCATGGCGGTCCTCGAGCCGCTGAAGGTCACGATTACCAATTGGGAGGGTGACCTGGAATGGATTGACGCAAGCCACTGGCCACACGACGTGCCGCGCGAGGGTAGTCGTCCCGTTCCCTTCGGCCGTGAGCTGTATATCGACCGGAAGGATTTCCGCCTGGATCCGCCGCCGAAGTTTCATCGGCTTGCCCCCGGTCAGGAGGTGCGCCTGCGCTATGCGTACGTCATTCGGTGCGATGAGGTGGTCACCGACGACGAAGGCAACGTGGTCGAACTTCGGTGCACCTACGATCCGGAAACTCGCAGTGGCGGCTCAGGAGGTCGCCGTGTGAAGGGCACCATCCACTGGGTGGAGGCTTCCCATGCGGTGCCTGCAGAGCTGCGCCTGTACGATCGGCTCTTCAGGTCGCCCGATCCCGAGGACGTGCCCGAAGGCCAGGATTTTCTGGACAACCTGAATCCCGACAGCCTGCAGGTCAGCCACGGGTACGTTGAGCACGCGCTGCGAAACGTGAGTCCCGGCGAACGCTTCCAGTTCGAGCGACAGGGCTATTTCATCCGGGAAGACACCGAGGCGGTCGTCTTCAACCGCACGATTACGCTTCGCGACACCTGGGCCAAGCTCACCACGGAGCCGGAGCCACAGAGACCGAAGCCCAGGAAAGAGCGGCAGCACGTGGTACAGGAAGGACCGGCGGTGCCCACGCTTTCCCCCGAACAGGAAGCAACGGCGACGGCGCTGGTAGCCAGCCACGGCCTGGATCCGGACGATGGGGCCATCCTCGCCTCCGACCCCTGGCTGCTTGAGCTCTTCGAGGCCACGGCCGAGAGGGGCGATGGACGCACCGCAGCAAACTGGGTGCTGCACGAGGTTCAGCGTGTGCGCAAGGCGAGTCGCAAGGAGCTTGTGCTGACTGCACCGGCGCTCTCGACGCTGATCAGGCTCGTCGCCGACGACGTGATTTCTATCCGCACCGCCAAGGAATTGCTGGACGAAGTTGCAGTTTCAGGAGACGACCCGGCCGTCCTGGTCGAGTCCCGTGGCCTGGCGCAGATCGCCGATTCCGGCGCCCTGGAGCAGGCCGCCAGAAAAGTCGTGGAAGCCAACCCGGGGAAAGCCGAGGCCTACCGCGCCGGCAAAAAAGGCCTGATCGGCTTTTTCATGGGGCAACTCATGCGCGAGACCGGGGGCAAGGCCAACCCGGAAATGGCACGCAAGAGCCTGCTCGCGCTGCTTGACTGA
- a CDS encoding DUF4097 family beta strand repeat protein encodes MRTLRILSWCAAGLLMAASVSAQPLVRTFDVSAGGTLDLRLEAGGDVTITGGASEVRVEIRREGRDAEDVDFSFDERGDRIVVRSEYEYRGNHRADIDYEISVPSRFNVDIALTGGDVSISGVTGTFEGQTMGGEISLTRVAGRAELQTMGGQITVRDSELEGKVHTMGGEIVMDSVQGDVEATTMGGDVSFRGSLNATRIHTMGGDIDVEDSPRGADVTTMGGDITIGEVGEFLKAETMGGDIEADAVNGWIEAKTMGGDVQVRMVGGTSGDRHVEITSMGGDIELVVPRGLGMDIDVEVIVEGRSKDPSDYVIESDFDLNVSVPANARRGERTRLMAVGSVGNGANEVRIRTVNGNVRILADR; translated from the coding sequence ATGCGTACCCTCCGAATCCTTTCGTGGTGTGCCGCGGGCCTTCTGATGGCCGCTTCCGTTTCCGCACAACCGCTCGTGCGCACGTTCGATGTGTCCGCAGGCGGCACGCTGGACCTGCGTCTGGAGGCCGGTGGCGACGTCACCATCACCGGCGGAGCCAGCGAGGTTCGTGTCGAGATCCGTAGAGAGGGTCGCGACGCCGAAGACGTCGACTTCTCCTTTGACGAACGCGGAGACCGCATCGTGGTGCGTTCCGAGTACGAGTACCGGGGCAACCACCGGGCAGACATCGACTACGAGATTTCTGTGCCCAGCCGGTTCAATGTGGACATCGCACTGACAGGCGGCGATGTGTCCATATCCGGCGTGACCGGCACCTTCGAAGGCCAGACCATGGGCGGCGAAATCTCGTTGACGCGCGTCGCAGGGCGGGCCGAGTTGCAGACCATGGGAGGCCAGATCACCGTGCGGGACTCCGAACTCGAAGGCAAGGTGCACACCATGGGCGGCGAGATCGTCATGGATAGCGTGCAAGGCGACGTAGAGGCCACGACCATGGGAGGAGACGTGTCCTTCAGAGGCAGTCTCAACGCGACCCGCATCCATACCATGGGAGGGGATATCGATGTGGAAGACTCGCCCCGCGGAGCGGACGTCACGACCATGGGCGGCGATATCACCATCGGCGAAGTGGGTGAATTCCTGAAGGCTGAGACGATGGGCGGCGATATCGAGGCCGACGCGGTCAACGGCTGGATCGAGGCCAAGACCATGGGCGGCGATGTGCAGGTGCGCATGGTCGGCGGCACCAGCGGGGATCGGCACGTGGAAATCACCTCCATGGGTGGAGACATCGAACTCGTGGTTCCCCGCGGCCTGGGCATGGACATTGACGTCGAGGTGATTGTGGAAGGCCGTTCGAAGGACCCCTCGGACTACGTCATCGAGAGCGACTTCGACCTGAATGTTAGCGTGCCGGCAAATGCGCGGCGCGGTGAGCGCACGCGCCTGATGGCCGTCGGCAGCGTCGGTAACGGTGCCAACGAAGTGCGCATCCGCACTGTGAACGGCAACGTGCGCATCCTGGCCGATCGCTAG
- a CDS encoding SDR family NAD(P)-dependent oxidoreductase, translating to MSKRIWITGASYGIGEALAVEYAAQGANVVLSARSADRLEETRLRCERPDDHLVYPLDNLDFDRHEAAVAEVEERFGPIDIMVLNAGIGQRGAELESTLDITRKIMDVNFTGTASLGRHIARHMVRRKAGHIVVTSSVLGRLAIPGSASYSASKFALHGFFEGLRAELYPSNVHVTLVCPGYINTEITLHAVQGDGSKFGVIDHNHTYGMPADVCARKVVRAVKRKKAVFLVGGKETWGVYAAQYLPALTRRLTRRYSRK from the coding sequence ATGAGCAAACGAATCTGGATCACCGGAGCTTCCTACGGAATTGGAGAGGCTCTGGCCGTCGAATACGCCGCCCAGGGGGCCAATGTGGTACTTAGCGCGCGATCGGCAGACCGCCTGGAAGAAACCCGCCTCCGCTGCGAGCGCCCGGATGACCACCTGGTCTACCCCCTCGACAACCTCGACTTCGATCGCCACGAGGCGGCGGTCGCCGAGGTGGAGGAGCGCTTCGGTCCCATCGACATCATGGTGCTGAACGCGGGAATCGGACAGCGCGGGGCAGAGCTCGAGTCAACCCTGGATATCACGCGCAAGATCATGGATGTGAACTTCACCGGCACGGCGTCTCTTGGCAGGCACATCGCCCGACACATGGTGCGCCGCAAGGCAGGACACATTGTGGTCACCTCCTCGGTGCTGGGTCGCCTGGCCATTCCGGGCAGTGCATCGTATTCCGCCTCCAAATTCGCATTGCATGGGTTCTTTGAGGGGCTGCGGGCAGAACTCTATCCGTCCAACGTGCACGTGACTCTCGTATGCCCGGGATACATCAACACCGAGATCACGCTTCACGCCGTGCAGGGCGACGGCTCCAAATTCGGCGTAATTGACCACAACCACACCTACGGGATGCCCGCGGATGTGTGCGCCCGCAAAGTGGTGCGAGCCGTCAAACGCAAAAAGGCCGTCTTCCTTGTGGGCGGGAAAGAAACCTGGGGGGTCTATGCGGCCCAGTATCTACCGGCGCTGACCCGTCGTCTCACGCGGCGGTATTCGCGCAAATGA